The following nucleotide sequence is from Methanolinea sp..
CACCATATTCGAGAACATTATCTCCTCCCTTTTGCGGTGTATCCAGAATTGTCCAACTTGCTACTGCAATGGCGGATTCTGGTCCCTTCAGATGTGTTGGAGTAGAATTTGCATCGCTATATATCATAGCGACCTTATTCATATCCACGGGTAAACCGCCGGAAGCAAGCCCAACGTCAAACTGGATAGTATCAACTCCCTTAGTGGAATCGTCGGCCAACCCATACACGTTGCCCTTCACGACAATGTTAGTTGCCGCGGAGGAAACTCCCGCATGGACGACTTCCTGGCTCTTCTCGGTGGTGAAGAACCCTGCACCGAGTACAACGTAGCTGAACACCGCTGCAACGACCACGAAGGCAATCAGCACAATGGCCGCTTCGAGACCGGTGAACGCTTCCTCATTATCAACAAACTTTCTCATATGCTACACCTCGCAGCCGCTGGATCCCTGACCTCCCGAGTTTTAGGCACATGATTCCATCAAATATCGGTCCAATTCTATAATGCGACCCTCAACCGCAAGATCTAAATAATATAATGTGCTTACATTATAAGCATATGAAACCCATTCGCCGAATCAAGAAGATCAATGGGATAGAATACTGGTATGAGGA
It contains:
- a CDS encoding flagellin encodes the protein MRKFVDNEEAFTGLEAAIVLIAFVVVAAVFSYVVLGAGFFTTEKSQEVVHAGVSSAATNIVVKGNVYGLADDSTKGVDTIQFDVGLASGGLPVDMNKVAMIYSDANSTPTHLKGPESAIAVASWTILDTPQKGGDNVLEYGETFTIQLQPPTGSKPIKQRTPFSVEIKPEIGASLAISRTIPPSLTNTTILY